TAAACtgggttttttattaattttatctcaCCAGCCTTTCCAATTTGAGGGTACCTGAAACATTCACAGTATCCGCTCGACACATGATGTTTTATGAAATTCGCCTTTATAATTAAGttacgtttaaaataataaaattggcaCAAAAGTTTCTAGCTAACATTAACAATTGAAGTTGTTAGTTGTTCTCCTATACTCCAAAGCCAAGGAATTTATTAAAAGCAGGCAATCAAGTtcacaaaatgtaatattgtgaAAACAGTACTAGATAAGAATACCTTTTACAAGTCTGTGTGGTGATTACTGGAAAGGATGTGATGGCCTCTTAGTAGTCCTCAATGGTTTGGTGTCACCAGTAAAAAATATCTGATTGTATAATAatgcaatgtttacacagaactgtTAATTACATTTACAGGCCCTTTCAATTCAtaattacacaactttagagaccaagatgtaAGGTTTTTGCTGCCTTAGAGAcgagtggggcgtagcccagagggattttctaaataaaaatatacatatagtcatcccaggaaccctaagaatgtcaatataaaatttcagtataatcggttTAACAGTTTatgcatgaaaacaaaacaaacaaaggcactttcgtatttttaatatttaaatatgttaaatttactaTGGGTATGGAAAGTAGATTAATATTGGAAAACCAATGTTTGATGACATATATCGGTTCTTTCTTTCTCTTTGAGTGTCAAAAGTATCCTAATATATAAATGtgagtgcctttgtttgttttgcttttacacataaactattcaaccaattgtattgaaattttgcatggacatTCTTAGTGTCCCTCGGATAAATATAGGCATATTCTGAATTCAAAAATCTCTCTGGGGTACGCcacactggtctctaaagcagcaaaaaattacaatttggtgtctaaagttgtgtaatatgaattgaaagagccTATTACATGTactcaactgttctgtgtaaacattgtattacgataatacaaccatatgtttaattaatttaatcactgtTTTCAATTTGCTACTATCTCAGAAATTTAGAGtgcaaacataaaaatgtaatagcacttcttatttcaatatccTGGCAAAAAGGCAAACCAATTAATATAGTCTGGATTTTGCCTATCATAATCATAATATTGTTTGAACGGTGGTAAagtaacatgtaataatatttatgaaagaattccaagtatttttaataaggaaaatttagataaaaagtagTTCATTCACCACAAagagaattttaatttcataaatcataaaaaatacctaaatgctatgaaaatatattgataaaaacctAAACAACTAAATTGGGAATATGTACATGTATgatattaaatttggttttcttaAATTCCGTTCCATTGTGGGACAGcatacagtagctgaaggaacagaAACAGAGGTACTGGTCACAAGCattattcaacaaaccattccCTCAGTGACAACAATATGAGTAAAAAAGCGAGCGTAGTGAGtccgtgattatagcaagtggaatcacaaaacAATGGATAGATGGGATACtgaatgcaatttttatgacatgAAATTGTCAAGGAGACATtccatccatttctcactgatgatatatataatactgattaggtatataaatactgatataattcctagactggaccgaggaaatagtatgatattgcgAACATAGATTGGGAAGtaagaacatgtactttactaTGGATCtttataatgtaagtattgaaatgtgttagtataATTGAtactgattttagtttttaattttcaataacaatatctatatccatacagtttagataattgtactgttttgaatccaaccttacaaaactatatataggtctatatatatacatgatgCATGATATATAActtattccattaaaaaaaaatatcatagggcCCTATCATATTACAGCGTAAATTCTTTCTTTAggaaagctatgaacttcgactttggagttcctctacattggtctaaaatagcaaaaagtgttactgaaattgcgggagctattcaatcaaatacacggaatgttgcattGCAAATGTGGGCGGAGCCACGGGTATTTACTAGTGTTATACTAGTGTTAAAAGAACCTTTAGTTTTCTGGTGAACttatatttaggtaaaaaatacacataaatataaaataagatttataattcacagtaatgaataaaattacactTAATCTTATGACGACATTGTATTGACAAAATACACTTTATTCTTTAACCTAAGTTGGTGTCAAGTAGAAAAAGACTCAGCGAAATACTCCGGCGTCTGGAGTTCCAACTTTTTGTTGAATTATCTTCCCATACCCGCCTCGACCTCCATCAAAGTCTGTACGGTACTCATCACGCACCTAAACAGGACATTACATCTGTTTCAATGcaagtgaattatattatttaatcatactAGAGACTTATGCTTGCTGATTAGAAATGAATTTGTAACCTGATTAATGACAATTAACAGAAAACATATTTGAAATAGCAGACAGTTTTGGTATGatttgtcattaaataaataaaaacagtagaaTTACTGATAGAACAAAGCCAGATTTAAAGCTTTCTTTAAGTAGGTTAATTTGAAATACTAGAGCTTCTAAACAATCTGATAGTTTTGTagaataaactgaaaaattacaaacatattttattgtttaagaatactaaattacaaaaactaaactagtaGTGATCTAGTAGCTTATAACATAATTAACCCTTTCCCTCCCAGTATCTGGTTTTCCGGACGTTTTGAAAAACGTTCCAAAAATCCCAGTGTCCGGTTTGCTGGacatatagaaatttaaaaaaaatatttattaatttggaaGAATAACATTTTcgattataaaaacattgatttgttatgctgtaattatttattgtagtacaaaaacttatttattttgttgtctttGTGTTGCATCATCAACTGTGCTGCTGTTGTTAACTGTATTTGTTTGTGTTTCATTCAGCTTGTTGTTGAGAGGTTATTCGTGTTTCTTGAGTGAATTGTTTGTATTTGTGTGGTGAAAGGAATTATAATGAAATGTTGTAGGTCATCAATTAGTGATAATACGATTGGTAATTGTATTTTTGATGAGACTGACAACAATCAGACAACTTGTTTGAAGATAATGGTAGTTCTTCTGACATTGTGGACAATTCAGATGCTGATTCTCATTGAAATCCAGATCAGCCTAGCACTTCaggtataaatttacttttacctAATGTACCTAAAAGGCCTACTAGACCTCATTTGGTTAATAGTAGTGATCTGATGTGGATAGTGATAATAGATAGAACTTTACAACACCTAGACCTAGAGGACGCCCAAGAAGGCAAGATATGCCAGTCCCTAACCCTAATTCTAGTGACTCAGATAATGATGTACAATGgtccaatgtaaatgaaaataatgattcaGGGTGTATCCCTAACTTTCGTTTTCAATAAATACCTGGAGTCAAATATTGCCCACCTCACAACTCAAATGCAACTTCATATTGCaagatcttttttactttatcaTTGCTTAAAAGAATTGTCAAGTACACTAACCTATATGCTCCAAATGTTATATCTGCCAAAATGCAACACAATCCAAACAATCCAAATTCAAAACCCTGGgtaaaagttacagaaattcaGGCCTTTATTACTGTTCTAATGAACATGGGTGTCGCACAAAAACCAACTACTGCTAGCAACTGATGAACAAATCCTAATCAACCATGGTTTGGTAAACTATTTACAAGAAATTGGATTCAGGATATCTTGTTATTTTCACTTGATTGACACTTCAAATTTGTCCAAACCTAGAGAGCCTAATTATGACCCATGTTCAAGATTTCAACCCGTGATAGACCGCATGAATACAGTTTCAAGACACCATTTTACACctggtaaatatttgtttattgatgAGAGTATTGTTCCCACAAAATCACACAACCCTACGATGCAGTATATTCCGAGTTGGATGCCACAGATTTGGAGTGAAACTATGGATGATTTGCGATGCACTGACACATTATTGcccaagttttttaatttataaaggagCTAAAGACTCTGACAGGCAACAGATGCATGAAAATGGCCTAGGCTACACAGTTGCGATGAACTACTTGAATAACGGACATCATATTTGagttgataatttctttacatcCATCAAACTTGTTAAAGAATAGTATTCTAAGTGCACTTTGATTACTGGACTATCCGGCATAATAGAAAAGGTATTCCTGATGTACTAAAACATAATATGAGGTAGGAGGTAGACAAatactacaaacaaaataatatgctaataatattatatatatttattatatcttattttatatataatctatttaGGAAGCTAATAACATTCAAACTAATAAATTtgcttcataaataaatattttatgggtTTTGTAGTAAAACGCAACAAAATTGACTAAAAGAACCTGGGATTTTTGGGTATTGTCATTAGTAAAAATACCTgaaattttttgaacaaattaaaaaaaatgtctggGATGGAAAGGCATAATTTCATGTAGAAATGCTTATATTTATGgttatttcaatttttgtattccAAAAGTGTCTCAAAAAGTgtcgtttaaaacaatataaaaataaaaaattactattaaacgaaaataataacactttccataaatataattaaatagtcCATCAACACACAATGGGTACTACTCTTTATTACTAAAAGCAAATTTGAGGGTATATTCTAGTATTTTCACAGGCTAAACATGTACATTGGCCATTAAAACTGAATTTACAAAACTTATAGtaaattacttgtatttaataaatcaaagtgTTTCCAccattttttactgaatttatttcGAAAGATCAAGGTGCTAAAATATCAAAAGGTTAAAAtgaaactatacatttttttgaaattttttaaccctttaaggagtgcgtgtaaactatacataatgagtaaggacgtCATATGACCTATATTCTTATAATGGCCCAAAGGAGtacggacgtcatatgacgtttagcctctgtatttttgtattatcgtaaatgcgatgctattactgattgcctttaaatagatttgtctgtaaagtggttccatctatcggcaCCATACTTAGTTTACATGTTTGTACTCACAATCACTTGTGATCTGATTTTACCCCCAGATTGCAGTAGCCACCTGGTAGAAGCCACTGACTGAAGGTCACGTTGCATCACGTCGCACGCGCATCGCTTTGCTGTCAAAGTATGCCACCACATTATACTAGCCATTCCTCCtatactgcatactgtggccatatttagAGTGACATATTAGTTGAGCAgccatctagtttgttactgttgtatAAATGGCAGACAATATTGATTGACTCTGccgtagtgaggaaataagacatttgattttgaaaaagtactgaaatattgattCGTAGAACACGTAGTCCTTTTTAACCCTTTCCATCCCAGCGTCCGGTTTTCCGGACGTTCGAAAAACATCGCAAAAATCCCCGCGTCCGGTTTTCCGGACGTTCGAAAAACATCGCAAAAATCCCGGCGTCCGGTTTTCCGGacgttaagaaaaaaaatttttttttaatgtttattaactcggaatatttatataaattatatataaatgttcgcAATAACATATACCGTTATAAAAAACATCGATTTATTAcgctataatgttttattattgacaacttatttacttctttctctTAGTGTTGTGTCATCAACTGTGTTGAATTTTATCAGCTGTATTTGTTGGGTTTCATTCCAGCTTGTTGTTGAGAGGGGTAATAacataagtattacaagtaaaccaaaaataataaggGAGTACAATGACTTTATGGGAGGGATTGATGGAAATGATCAGATGCTATATCATTatttcaatgaaagaaaaaccatcaaattttggaagaaacttacatttaataatttctagaatgctcttaaatttatatacattgtacaaaaacaacacaGATAATCCTGTAAGTAGGCTTCAATACATATCAAAACTTGGTTGGTGAATTGACAGTTAAATAGGCACATGGGAGAGGAGTAGTAGGCCTAGGTACTCATCAAAATGAAGCCAGTAATGCAAACAACGGTggtacaaaatcattttttgaaaaaaaataccagaaaataaagaaaaaaactgctgtGTGTGCAGTGCAAAAAGTACAAGAACTGGAAGGAAAAGAaacaagtttacttttatttgtgttaactGCAAAAAGGGCCTGCACACTAAATGTTATCCTTTCCAtagatgtttgtaaacaaaaacaaaattttattgactcggatggtaatttttagtttttattttgttaggattaggagtttttttttagttaaaaatatgaaataattcattgtttgCCTATTGACATTCAATATATTTGGTTAGAACTATATGTTATGTAGAAGTGGAACATGATATGCCATATTGTTGTTATAACTGGGGAAAACTCCGAACtacagtgattaaaaaaaaatccagaacttttttatttctcaacatatcAGTGTGAAGTATGGATTTTTTTGAAGACTGTTAAATGTGGTTTTGTAAAGTGTTATCAAtcttggttaaataatttttttatgcccATCCACAAcgcaacaaagtaaaaaaatcctcaaaatattttttagtaagtacatattattaaaaaaaagttattgtaaatatttgcatgtcgttttatattttattttatagtatatataacatatttaggaAGCTAATAACACTTTAAACTACTAAAAttgcttcataaataaattttttatgggttttctagTAAAATACGACAAAATGAACTAAAAGAGCCTGGGATTTTTGGGTAtgtcattagtaaaaatacttaggatttttggaacaaattaaaaaaaagtgtctgggatggaaagggttaattaagctttcaaatgtaaataaacatttttagagggatttaaggattttaattttttactccttttggtaactctttggatttcatccattactcattttagcctatcaaaagaggatgtcatatgacgtccatactccttaaagggttaaaagcTCTAAATTCTTTTTAGTTATATCAGAAATGCTTATTCAACTTGGAGAATGTACGTGTTTTATGTACttaagatatttagtttttatttttcaaaacatttaataatattccatacACTGTAAACGTGGTTGTCCATAATACAGTTATCCAAAGTACAGCataagaattaaatttgttttataatctagTATCTATTGATAAATCTTTCTGTTTCAATTCACTAATGTGCTAAGAATATTAGGCTaccaaaaaaaggaaaagaatgcATTACCTGTCCACCAGTCTTTCCTCGCCCATATTGTCGGCCTTCAATAAAGCCTGCATCCCAATCTGTCCTTACAATGCGGTCATCTAGCCTTGTCCCATTCACATACCTCATGCAGTTCTCTGCATCTGCTCTTGTGTAGTACCTAATACTTCAttaaggaaaatatcaaacaTCAATCTCTGCTATTTTCATGATTAACAAAATTTGTTGTGTAATGCATTTGAAATTACCCAAATTATTGACAGACAAGGCAGTAGTTCCTTATTCTTTTCAAGACTATATTCACAatgaagtattttctgaaaatgtttattgCTCTCTAGTAACAAGTAATAATggcataattatatttaatttcatgctCTTTCTTACCACTAGatcaatacaaatattacttATCCATGTCAGATGtgcaaaaataatactaatattca
The Homalodisca vitripennis isolate AUS2020 chromosome 4, UT_GWSS_2.1, whole genome shotgun sequence DNA segment above includes these coding regions:
- the LOC124359604 gene encoding nuclear cap-binding protein subunit 2, giving the protein MTSITSPSVELSSYRDQHFKGSRGEQERLLRVSTTLYVGNLSFYTTEEQIYELFSKCGDIKRIVMGLDKYKKTPCGFCFVEYYTRADAENCMRYVNGTRLDDRIVRTDWDAGFIEGRQYGRGKTGGQVRDEYRTDFDGGRGGYGKIIQQKVGTPDAGVFR